The genomic segment CTCCATCTCAGAAAAACCATGGTTTTTGGTTTGATGCCATAGTAACTTTCTACTTTGTGCATTCCTATCTCGGACATTCAGAGGTCTGATGATACAGTCCAGGACCCCTGAAATACAAAGCGTGCGTCTAAAGCATGAGACAAATCCCACTGGCTGTGTCTAACCAATGTTATTAATTGTGGTCACTCTAACTAGTAACCGCTTATGTTACTACTTAAAATAATCCAAGAAACCAAATAATGTATaaccttctgttttctttttgcctttgctgtAGCTTGTGTACAGTGGATATAGCAAAGAAATCCTAAGACAGAGAGAACTCCAACTAAGTGTACTCAGTGCAGAATCTCTGCGGGAGAATTTTTTCTTGGGTGGAATAACCCTGCCTTTGAAAGATTTCAACTTGAGCAAAGAGACGGTTAAGTGGTATCAGCTGACTGCGGCAACCTGTTTGTAAGCTAGTGAATTTCCGAGCTTTGGAAGCAAAGACCATTATAAACGTGTGCGCGTGCACACGCATACACACTTGAGAACTGTTTATACTGTTTTTATACTTGGACAGAAATTATAAAGTAAATGTACGTGCTGGGTTCAACACACGTGTTGGACCGTCACATAACTAACTTTTATGAATTTGTTGAAGCCATTGATGTTTTGAAGTCATTATGTAGAATGCTATAAACCCTAAACTTAATATATAATAAGTCTGAAGAAGACTTAGCTGGTGAACAGTTTAACCCTCTCTTGAGTAATTCAGAGAACTAGCTTTAGTTTGGTCTGTTTTTCACTGTGTCTTACACAGACACCGCATGTTTGTGTTGCTGGTTTGCACCTTCTGCAGCCGTCACCACCGTCCTGTTTGCGGGCGCCAAAGGACAGGACAGGTGCGGGGTGTTACCAAAGTGCAGCTGCTGTGCACAGGGCCGAAAAGCAAAGCACAGGTTATCAATAGTTAAGAACTACTAAGTAGTTTATAGAAGTAGGGAGAAATaatactgctttttatttttcatgtctttgaagCCTTTTTCAGAATGAAGTGCCAATTACTGAAGTTGTAAATAATGGTGCCTTAACTTCACACGCTTCCCTGGCACTTCATTCTGATTATCTTTCCTGACTCGATCAATAGTAAATAGTTTTCACTCACTTTCAACTTACTCAAGGCAAAATATTATGTACACTCACTAGTGTTTTTCCCACAGAAAGATCATTTTCTCTACTTCTGACAtgtgactttaaatatttaaagtcagccatttatgtttttgttacCTGGTAACTGAGATTCATCAATGTAGCGATACACTAAATTTTATCATTCCATTATAATCCCACCTGTATTCCCAGGAGTGTGAGTTGAAGTTTGGTCGTTTCACTTCCATATATCTGTACTCCACTCCCTCATTAAACAAGTGAAAATTGTTTACCCGTGTACCCATTCCTGGTTGGAAGAACTGTAGTGAGTAGGGCCGACTCTTCACAACAGGCCCAGGATAAGATTCTAGGGTCCAGACTGAATTTTTATATAGGCTTTTATGGCAAACTTGGGTCTTGTAAGCTGTCTTACATTTGTGAACATACATTCAAAAGTTATTTTCCTTAATATAATGTGACTCTGAATCGTAAGGGACATATTGAAGTTATTTACAGTAACCATTAGGAAtaagattcatttttatttgttcaagttCACATAGTTTTATGTTTAGTTTggacaaatatgtatatatatattctcatggCTAAAAtagaaattcactttttaaatgataatagaGATTGTAACAATCTAGGTGCTGCGAGGTAACTGACAAAATAGGCAATGCAAATACGAAGAGAGAAAGGAGCGTTTGCAGTTCAGGTGTCCAGGACAGGGTTTGTATGAACGGTGCGAGTGTCTCATGCACAAGGTGATAcctgcagagcagagagagagacagttgAGGATGTACTGGTGAGACAggctaaaaaaaagagagagagagaaacttgaaATTTTTGGTGCCTAACACTAATGGTCCATTTGTAGGAAACCCCGTATGATAtatgaatgtctttttttaatgttaaaatgtgttgtctatttaatacattaattaaaatgcaGGTCAATCACcaccacttttcttttttcacatacCGTTAACATTTTCGTGAAGTGTGTAAGTAGCTTTGCAAGTGTAAAAGTACTAAATGTTTTCACTTGAGATTTTGAGACCTAATTGCATTCCACAGGCTGTCACTTAGCCACTGTCACAGTACGGTCTGGTAGTGTGCACCGCCTGTCGGCAGTCTTACCGCAGGGTCCGTGAGCGCAGTAATAGAGCTAGGAAATGTGGTGTCACTTTTCAGTTCCAAGAAATCTGGGTTCTTATCTAAAAGTGTATATtatgattaatattttatagttaaccAGAGTTCAGAACAAATGGTAATGTCTTCTCTTAATTTAACTAATTCTGTGCCTTTTTCGGTCATTAAaacaccacacatacacactttacatatattttaatatgttatttcTTTGTGAGATGCTAATCTTCAGCCCTTACcaaaaaaatggggggggggggtggggacagagacacCTCTTTTTTGCACTACTattatcaataaattttaaatcagttggttttcaaaatcatttttttaaagcctgcaTTCAAGTAAATCCAACTAAATTTTAAACAAACTGGCCAAGACACTAATTTTTGTGTATAATCATGTTTTGTATCTATCTTTATTGAGTAAAAATAGTTATGCTTTATGTAAGTGCTGCACCAGAATTCTTTCCTCTTGGAGTATTTTGGGATTTGAAAATAATGGTTTGCTCCAAAAACCTATTGTTTTCTCTACTGAGGAACCCAATGTAGAACTTGCACTGACATTTTTATTACTGCCTTTTTAAGAATCAATAGGTATCTAAATGTTAAAGCATGTATGATCTTTGATAAAagtattcttttatcttttcaaattaaagttGTATAAAAGTTTCAATATCTTGCCTTAAATTGCTAACCGTTCTTTTCTAGGATTCAAATgtggcatttaaaaaagaaaacattgaattTTGATACTTAGACTTCAGATCAATAAGGAGTGAAGCCACACCACTATAATTCATAGGTGAACTTACATGCTGTTTACTAGCATTGCAAATATGAACATGGCATTTAGTCTGATTTATAAGAACCAAATACTTTAATTATATTAAGGTAGTGAGTAAAgatgtataatatttttattaattcctcGAATATATTCAGTGGATTGGATGTGACTTCATAATTGTACTAtgattgtattaaaatatttctggaataaaGGAACTCTGCTATCATTTCTTTCCTCAtcaacacattaatgtttttggTTCCAAACTTTGAGCTAACTGTTGCTGTTCTTTGCATTTCACTCAGGAGTTTATTAGGTTCAAATAATCCAGAATTTCAGAACTGCCCTTTCGGTTGCCCCTAACAATGTCCAAATACAATGTGCCTGATTTTTAAGTGTGGTTCTTTGAACAAGATCTGGACTGCCACTTTCCTAGAGCCCCATCACCATTTCATAGAATTGAAATGCTTCTGTGAGTGTAGTCCCTGGCCTTTGGTagtttatttaaacattaaatagTGTAGTAACAGCCATGTTATAGGCATGTATGCACAACAGGGAAATGTACATTCTTCTAATACCAAACCATACCATACCATGTAAAAAGGCTTAGACACCACGAAGAGCAATAACTTACACAATCAGAGACAATTTATTGGGAGTAATGAACTCAGTCTTTGCAGAAAAGAAAACCGACTTTATTTCACCTGTACTTTTGAAGTACTTTAGCATGCAAATTTTAGACATACAAAATTAGACAACAGTGTAATGAACTCCATGAATGAATCCCATCATACACCTGCAACAGTTATTACCTTAGGAGTAATCTTATTTGATCTATAGAAGCTAGGCCGTGCGTAGGTATACATACAAGGGGGAACCCCCTCAAAAGGctgggatttatttataaaaaactgtgtatttattcttacatgtttagaCTTAAATCACCTTAAAgatactctccatttaatgcaatgcacctattaagacatttttttccaagttttttaaCTCACTGATTTTGccgccttttagtgcttctgtcacttgtttcccctcttccacattggcaaaacatttccctttgaagacttttttcttctggggaaacaatcacttggggtgagatcaggtgaattgggaaggtggggcatgggggtcatgccagtTTTGGTCagaaactactgaacactcagcacagtgtgggcacaTGCACtgataaatcacccatcatgaaatgggcaaactcattaaagaatattccaaaaaaattccctgaagctgaatgcagcctctcgtggtaatgccagctggtacactgatacagagaTTCCTAGAACACCAGCCTAGCGGGGGAAGTCTGTACCACAAGGGCCtggccctccagaagataattctggtttttggggGGTCCTTTAACGCCCAAAAGAAAGCCAACCCAATTATAAATGGACAAATgactgaacagacatttctccaaaatggCCAATtacatgcaaagatgctcaacctcattagtaattagggaaatacaaatcaaactTAAAATAAGTAACTAACACCCACTAGGATAGCTAGAATAAAAAGTGGAGATACCAAGAATTTGGCACCTTCatttactgctggtgggaatgtaaaacagtgcagttgcctgtggaaaacagtctggcagttctcaaaaagttaagagtttctctatgacccagcaattcatgTACTGTGTACGTGTATGTATAATCTCtagaagaactgaaaacaggtacTCAAATACTTGTACACACGTTCATAGTATTCATAATGGCCAAAGGGTATAAACAAACCGAATGTCCATAAACTGATGCACACATAAAATGTGATACATCCATACAAAGTAATATCCATGTGGTTTTACTAAAAgacactgaattgtacactttaaaatggttaaaatagaaaattttatggtatgtgaattttaactcaatttaaaagcctatacaatttttaaaagccatttgttCACAGAATCTCTAATAATTGTGTTAACGGTGACAATATCTTAGATGGTAGAATTATaactttccccctttgtctttaaaaaatcagaaggtTCCAACCCggcctcagttggttgggggaCCCTCCCGTTAttccaaaaggttgcaggttcatctCCGCCacgcacatacctaggttgcaggtcccaTCCCCAGGCGGGCCACAGGAGGCCACCAAcagatgttttttttctctcttcgaaatcaatgaatatatctttGAATgcggagaaaagaaaggaaatggtagcggtggtggaggaagggggtgggtaaCCATTACCATTAATTACTTCCAGTCGGGCACGTATCTGAGAATGTATTAACGGCAGCGGATAGCCTTTGCGATATCTAATGTTAAGATAAAGACTGGCGTTGGTGATGAAATGAATTGTGTGCGGCTGAACTACAAACACCCAAATTCGCTAGGGCGGGGGCGCAGACAACAGCCTTACCTAGGGCAGCTGTCTGCTCCACGCCCACTCCCAGTCCGAGACCCAAACCTGCATGATCGTGGCGCAGGCGACCCCTCCAGACGCGCAGTCCCGGCCGGAGGCAGACTAATTTCCCGCTCCGTCCGCAAACCCGTCAAAACCGGGGCACGCCGGGATGTGTAGTGCGGTCTACCGAGGACTCCACCATCACCCTGAAATGCATTTCGAGATCCGTAGTTGCTCTGACGCCAAGGGCCACGCAGCGTAGCTCCGCCTTCCGCAGTCAAGGAAGCAGGGACGTGTGAGGTCACTTCCTGCGTGCTGAGTGGCTTCCTGCGGCGTTCCACTTCACGCTGTCTTTTTGCTCTCGGTTCTCCGCCATCATGGGTCGCATGCACGCTCCCGGGTGAGCGCGGGTTTCCCGGCGGGGCGGAGGGCTCGGCCGCGGGCGTGGGGGGAGAAGGAGCGAGTTGGCGCCGCGGGTGGAGGGGATGATGTTCTAGGCTGCTGTGGCACAGAGCGCCCCTTCACCCCAAGACTGCTTCTCTCCCCAGGAAGGGCCTGTCCCAGTCGGCTCTGCCCTACCGCCGCAGCGTCCCCACCGTGAGTAGCGTGCGGGgaccagggagggaaggggatgcCGTTCGTCGCTCCGGGGAAGCGGCCCCGGGATGGGGGCCATGTGTGCATCATGAGGAGCGCGAATTCGAGGGCGGTGGGGCCGCCATGCCTCGTTATCTTACCGGTTTTGTCGTCTTAAGGCCGCTTTCTTTTCTACAAACAGTGGCTGAAATTGACATCTGACGACGTGAAGGAGCAGATCTACAAACTGGCCAAGAAGGGCCTGACACCTTCACAAATCggtgagtgtttttgttttaatgtagtcccttcctcctgccttcacGCAACTGGCTGAAAAGCCAGGGCGAGGGGGGAAGTTGCGGGTTGATAAATGTGCCTTGAAAACCTTTTATTCTCTCTGCTGGCTTTATTGTGGATGGCCCAGacctaattttcattttatggaacTCTGGTTCTCTGAAGACGACAAAATTACTAAAGCGTTGTCTAAGGTTTAATAGGTGTTTACTTTCGCTAGATACTCTCCTAAGTGCATGGTTCTAAACACGTTATGTAAACTCACCTCATTTAATTCTGACAGCAATACTTCAAGTAAATATTAGCAGTTTTCCCCAtcttacagttgagaaaactgaagcacggTGTGCTTATATAACTAGTCTCAAATCACAAAGCTTCGAGGTGAAGGGGCTGAGATGGGCTACTCAAGAATGCTTGTCAGTTTCCCAGTTACATGTAGTGTGGACCTCACCTGTGTGTGACTTTGCCAGTGgcttcattcagcaaatgtttgccTGCTGTGTGGTTCTGGACCCTGAGAATACATACAGACGTGGAAAGGGGGGGCAAAATATTTGCCCTCCTGCAGCTTGGATGGTGGAGGCACCACAGACAATAATAGGAAGTAGGCAGCAGGCTGTCAGGTAGTCCGATGGTACTATTTtgagatgtttaaaaaataaagatacattaaGTTTTTAGAACAGCTGATAGTCCTAATAAACGTCAGCTGGTTTTGAGGGGGCAAATATACATAGCTGGAATCTTAGGAATAGTTTTGATGTCCTGTAATTAGCCAGCTCACTGTGACGATGGTCTTCCGACATTCGCGGTTTCCACCAGAAGGGCCCTCCTTAGTGTCGGGTAAGCCTTCCTTGGATGTCTGAGTGAGCTTGGCGTGAGTTCTCGTGTTGGTTTCTGTGATGTCTAAAAGCAGGCCCGTACCACAGATGGGAAACGTGAAAAGTGGCCTGATCTTGGCACCTTGATAGCACATGCTCCAGTTTGTGTGTTTGGTTTGGGAATTGGTAAGATGTTACTCCTTTTACAGGTGTGATCCTGAGAGACTCACATGGCGTTGCACAAGTACGTTTTGTGACCGGCAATAAAATCTTGAGAATTCTTAAGTCCAAAGGACTTGCTCCTGATCTTCCTGAGGATCTCTACCATTTAATTAAGAAAGCTGTTGCTGTTCGAAAGCATCTTGAGAGGAACAGAAAGGTAAGAGAAGGAACGGTTAGAACTGCTTGCACTAACGTACTTCACTAAAATGTACCGCATCAGGTTTGAATTACATACGGTGGTTAAGGGCACAGACTGGTCACACAAAAGGTGCCTTAAAGTTaaaattctagccctggctgggtggcacaGTTGGTGGCAGCATCCATTGTTTCGTGCACCAAAGGGTCTTTGGGCTCTCTCCCTGCTTGGATGCATGAGggaagcaactgattggtgtttctgtctcacattgatgtgtttttttctcccttctctctcccccccgccccactcccactccttccctctctcaaGTCAGTGAGCACACCTCGAATGAGGGGTTTGTTAAAAAGTTTTCTACCAGACGAGATTGGGGAAAAGAGCTTTTGGTTCCCCTATTTACAGTATATCCAGTTGATTGAAAATGCTGAGGTGTGTGTTTGCTGAGTTTTACAAATCATTCCTCCTCAGTCTTGTGGAAGGAAACCTTAAATTCCCTTAAGGACTTAATATAGCCACATGAACCTGAGCTTGTGATTCTACTACAGGGCATTGGGCACCTGTTTTCATTAAAGTGCATGGTGTCTGTACATTCCTTTGTTGTAAAAATGTTTGGTGGTTTTGAtaaccaatttttatttttaggataagGATGCTAAATTCCGTCTGATTCTGATCGAGAGCCGTATTCACCGGTTGGCTCGATACTACAAGACCAAACGAGTCCTCCCTCCCAATTGGAAATAGTAAGTATTGACCTTATTTGTTAACAAGAACAAGAAttagccagatagtaaatatagTAAAAGGACTGACAGTAATGCTTTAGGTTATGGCTATATGGTCAACTAATTACTCTTTTTGAACTCTGACATTATAACAGGGATACAGCCATAGAtgatatgtaaacaaatgggtgtGGCCGATTTCCATTgaaactttatttgcaaagacAGACAAAGGGCCATAATTTGCAAACCCCTGGGTTAGAACGTGAACTAAGCCTTTTGAATCCCTTCTGGATAGTGGGTAAAATTTCACTGGATACCACTGCTCCCAggggtttattttatttgtgcaCCAGTTGCTCACTGTGATGATTAATTTCCAAACACTCGCAGTTTGCACTAGAGAGGGGTTTCCTTATGTTGGCCAGTTCTTCCTTGGATGGCTGAGTGAGCGTCATTCATTCGTTGCACTTGAGCCTCAGTGAACCGATTCAGGAACTCAGCAGTTCAGTTTGgtgcattttatatatttggggttATTTTAACTGTTTGGAAGTAACTCCATTAGCTGGGAGGTTATATAAATGAATATGGAGGACCTGTATTAATCCAgtcttctccccctccccgttTCTTTTCAGCGAGTCATCCACAGCCTCTGCCCTGGTTGCATAAAATGTCTGTACTCAAGCAATAAAATCATTGTTTAACTAGACGCATGTTGTGTTTCTTTCCCTTAAAGAAAACTGTGTATCAGTGATTCCTATGTGTTGCTCTTTTTTTTGCCACGGAAGTGTTTTATCAGAATTAAAATTGTATAATTCCGCAGCATTAAGTAGCATCCATTATAGTGTCTGGTTTATAAATTGCATCTCGTTGAGAAGGTCATAACTTCATTGGGGCTGGAAAAGAACAGGAAATAGTGACTTGTTTGGATGTCAGGGCAAAAATGTTTGTCGTATTTTTAATGCATTCAATGTTAAATACTTAGAATCGCGATGAGTGTTATCCACAGTGGGAATGTAGTATCAGAAACGTATATGAAAGCGTCTCTGGAGAAGTACTTTTAGTATGGAGGGACCCCAGAAGAAAGTGGTACCTACTCCATACTTGCTGGGGAGGCTTACAGATGAGGAGGAAGGGGTTCAGGGTGCAGTGAGCAAGCACAGTTCTACCTGGAGCAGCAGAAACAGGAAGAACTGAGGTGAGCTCAGGTCCCTGAGCCTTGCAACTTTTGGATGAGTGAAGATAAAATTGActcaattccattttttttttaaggttttatttatttttatagtgaggggaaggaaaggagaaagagggagagaaacttgtatgtgtggttgcctctcatgcaccccctactggggacccggcctgcaacccaggcctgtgcgcTGAGTGGGaatcaactggtgaccctttggtttgcaggccagcactcaatccgctgagccacaccagccagggcagaatatttcttttaattcttaacCTAatgaggggactggggaggggacagtggggagaggggtctataggagctactataaagggcacaaggacaaaagggggagggaggtgggactggctggggtggggtggagggatggggagaaaatgcagacaattgtaactgaatttaaaaaaaaaaaaacaaaaacctaatgAGGTACATGGGTATGTCTGGAAGGGGGCAGTTCTCTTGAACAACTGGAGTGTGTTGGAGGCTGTGAGACCAGTGAATGAGAGGCTGGGTGTCTGGCTGGTGTATGGAGCCATCCCTTCAGAATGCAGGAAAAGTTAAAGCAGGCCCTTTATATGGAACACCTCTTTTCTAAGTTTAATAAGCGTTTTACTTAAGCTTTACCTTAAGTAGTAGTAATGTGTAGTCTTTGTTTTCAAGAGACAGCATCATAACCAGCATTGAtctgttggggggggggtcatGTGTAGACACCCAAGTCACTTACCTTGTTCTTCGGGGCTCTGTATTTGCCTGCCCAGCATGACATGCTCTATGCTGGGTGTGCAGACTGATTCAGTCCCTTCCCTAAAGGGCTCACAAATGTGGGAAACCGGTGAGGAAACCGTTTCAGTATTTTACCCATCTCTTAACTAGTGTTAGGTGTAAGTTTTTCATCACTTGTGCTTTTGTGTCATGTCTTAAAATTGGGTAACCATCACAAAGGAGTAACCTTACAGTAAGGCAAACATGGCCAAGTAAAAAAGGTAACATCCTTCATAAAGGTGTGATAGTTTGCAGATCCTGGGTTGCTAGCAGATGGTGAGTATTAGTGGTTCCAGACCAAAAACTAGTAAGTTGTAGGTGGAGCATTTGATGTTTCAAAGGATCTctaggttttctttaaaattatgagCATGTATTTTAATTCTTGTCATTGAGTTGACAATTACTGCAAATATTAGACTACAAATATGAGTTTTAGATGGGAAGGGAGtatggaggagggagagaaaccaatgggagaaacattggttggttgcctctcacatgacttaggaccaaacctgcaacccaggcatgtgccctgactgggaatcgaactggcaacctttcactttgcaggacaatgcccaaccaactaagctacaccagctagggctgtgaGAAGTTTTCTAATgccttaaaaaagtaataatataaaataatgtaggaaagaaaatgtaaaaaccacCTGCAGTCCTTTTGAATGTGGGCAAAGGAGGCAAACTTGGTTTTCAGAAACTTGGCTCCCCACTTAGGGGCTGTGTAATTTATGGGATTTAGATTCTCAAGAATCTCTAATATGTGGCAGTTAAATCATTCAAAGGGATCGCTAATGATTTCAGTGAACATCCCTCCAGATAACCACCTGTTAATATGTTTACAGACCCTTGTATTGCATGTGGGTATCATACTGCACACATCCATAATCCTTGTTACGTCCTAGTTGTGGACACTCAGTATTCCAGACATGTCATGTGACAATTTGCCTTGTAGTTATTGGGACAagttcccagaaatggaatcaggcatgttttatattttgtgtattttgtaaaACTGCCTTTCAAAAGTACTGATAAGTACTCAAAGTACATGAGAATGGCATTTCTTTACACCCTTtcaaatcacttttcttttttaaattgatttttatagacaggaagggagagagagaaacactgatttgttgttccacttgtttacgcattcactggttggtggttgtgccctgacctgggattaaACCCTCAATGTTGGTGTATCAGGACCATGCTTCACCGAACAACTGAGCTCCTGGACAGGGCCTGTTTTTAATTGTTGAGATTTTTATTAAGAGAGGCAGTGattctctttattctgttttatttctttccttattgaTGAGTATCTTAATGTTTACTTTTTGTGAATTGTTCACGCCCAGTTTCTATTTTGGGACATTGTTACTCTGAAACTTTCCTCATGtgctataattatttttcctgatttcgaTCTTGTTTATGCTGTTTTGCTGTAgaagttttaagagttttattgATACTGTCCCCAATAATTTTCCTTATTGATCTTTTTTCCCCAGTGGTCAgtctaattaaatttttaatttttttccatgctTCTCCATTCTGTTTAATATAGTATGGTCTTCATCTGTACTCCAGACTTAGACATTTactctcccctttttttttttttaaggttttatttatttttagagagaggggaagggagggaggaagagagggagaaacatcaatgtgtggttgcctctcatgcgccccccactggggacctggcccacaatccaggcatgggccctgactgggaatcaaaccagagatccTTTGGTTCTTAGGttggcactcaatcaactgagccacatgagccaaaGCTTTATTCTCCCTTTATAAACAAAAGTTTCCATGTGCTTTTTCTTTGTACATCTATTTTGACACAGAATCAGCGTATGGATCTTGTCCAAATCTATGTCTATATGAACACCTACGATTTGAAGGTCTCCTTTGAgaactgttcttttcttttaaaaaacaagtgaCAGGTGTTAATCCTACTGAATTGCAGTTAAGCATATATGTGGTTTGAAAAGTTGTATTTTACAAGTCTTAACTGAGAACAGCCCCTTCCCTTTTGCAACCTGAAGTCTAGGGCAACTGATTACAACTCAGCTATTTCCCTGACATTTAATAtgctttatttctaaataatgttcttttttaaaagaacaggtaaaattcacataacaaaattcaccatttttaagaACAATTAAGTGGCATTTAGTATACACATAATATTGTACAACCACCACCcctattacaaaatattttcatcacctcaaaataAAACCCT from the Desmodus rotundus isolate HL8 chromosome 5, HLdesRot8A.1, whole genome shotgun sequence genome contains:
- the RPS13 gene encoding small ribosomal subunit protein uS15 — translated: MGRMHAPGKGLSQSALPYRRSVPTWLKLTSDDVKEQIYKLAKKGLTPSQIGVILRDSHGVAQVRFVTGNKILRILKSKGLAPDLPEDLYHLIKKAVAVRKHLERNRKDKDAKFRLILIESRIHRLARYYKTKRVLPPNWKYESSTASALVA